The Phragmites australis chromosome 1, lpPhrAust1.1, whole genome shotgun sequence genomic interval TGGATATAgtgccttattatgtataaagcTCCATATTTTACTTGATCTAATAGTGGTGGATCACCCTCTTGGGGAGGTTTGAGTGCCGTTACTATTTCATAGAACGCAAGACTGACCTTGACGTCTATTACCTATGTTGAAAAATTGTGACTATCAAGTTTGAGTTCATCAAACTCTTTTACGATCATTGTATCCTATATGTATTTAACCAtagatttgataaattttaCTATAAGTAAATTAAAAACATTAGGacaatgttgtaataatgatgtcaaatttgtaaagtcaagttgaaacttgaattacatagtgtagacctcaaattatatagctaacacgttgaagataaaCATCAAAATTGGTGTAGATCTCGCAGTAGTAGGAGATATAATCTGATATTTATCAGTAGATGTATATGTTCCTATTACCTTATGTTATACTTATTTAGAATATCAGATAATTAGATAAAAGATAATCACtaaaatggtgtagacctctAATTTAGTGAATTAACAAGTTGACGATAGTCACCATAATTGGTGTATACCGTACAATAGTGGACGAGTAATTCGTTGTTATGAGTATAATGTGCAAATATTGCAATAGATGTTATAATCTCACTACCTTGTGTTATTCTAAatagaatatttggaagaatATATTGAAGATAGTCATTAAGTCAAGATGACAAAATATAGATCTCACTGTAATTGTGGATAATCTGCAAATATGCAGTAGATGCCATAGTTCCATTACCTTGTATTTCACAAATATTAATCGAGGCAATCACTTAAAATTTTGCATTAAAATATGCTTTGAATTAAATGCTTTGTGCTCATATTTATAAAAGTACATAAATTAgtaaattataaataattagaGGGGCTATAATAGAAATAATACATACAATATTATTTATATGAGTTATTGATTAGGACCTAGGGGCCTAATTGGAAATATTCAGctactgaatttttttattcgTGTAGGCCAAACAACCTAGGCCTCACCAATTGGCCTTTTGGCCCATGGCCCAttcgagcccccccccccccctcgcctGGCCCCATACAAACCCTAACCACCCACTGTGTCGCCGCCGTCGTTGGGCGGTTCGCGTCACCTTGGGAGGGGCTTCCATCGGCCACCGATGCCAGGGAGGTGGGCGCGCTGGATTTGAGAGGCTGTACATCCCGCCACGCACCACGATGAGGGGGAGCCACCGCCAATGTGGCTGTAGCAGGAGGGCGGGTGCTGGCTGATGGCCGTCGTTGCCAAGCCGAAGAGCCACCGACCGCCGGTTGTCGGTGGGTGCTGTGGACCGGTGGAATGATGCCATGGGCATGGCCGCCGATGATGGGGGGCACCACGATGTGTGGAGGGAGACACTGATGCGGGCTCGTGGTCGCACTCCGTGAGCGCCACCGCTTACCACTTAGGGTCGTCGTAGTTGGGCGCCGTTAGCTAGAGCGTCGCCTGTCGAAGGTGGAGCGGTCGCCGTGGAGCCCACCCAGAGCCATCGGGCTATGCAGTCGAGTTCGCCAAGACGAAGGCCGCGTCACCGTGGTGAGCTATTCCAATCGCAGCGCCGTGTTGGGGACCGCCTCTGGAGAGCTGTCGGCTGCTGGTCGTCGTTGGGTGCCACAGATTAAGATCGCATCGTGGCAATGGGCGTGTGACGTCGAAGCGGGTGCATTGCGCACCGCATTGAGCACCACCGTCAGAGATGGGGCAGCCTTTGTGGACTACCTTGAAGCCATACCGGAGCCGCGTTTACTGTATTTGCCAGTGGGGTCATCGGCCACAGGGTAATTCAACCCCTGACCCCTTTCACGCGCTTAGGCTCCATCTTCGTTGCCGATGGTGCACTATTGAAGAAGGGGCATTATATTGCAAGCTGCCATGGTGGGCCATGGGCCGAAGCCAACCATCATCGTGGAGGCAGTTGCAGCCGTGGAGGCAGTTGCAGCCGTGAAGGCTGTTGCGGCCAAATCGGTGATAATTAGCACCACGTTGTGTACGACAGGGGGATCGGCGAGGGCGCAGACTCTGCAGAACGACGATGACGAAGGATGAAGATTCAGGTATGTCATGTATTCCATGGATCGGTGATGCCATCATGCTCACCTTGGTTGGATGTTGTGGCTGATTTTCCTCTGTGTGCTTACCGTGATGTGTATAGGCATTCGTGCCTCTGTGGTTCGGTGTTGTGGCCTCTGTGCTTGCTATCTTCTGGCCGATTAGTGGTAGAACATCTCGTGCTGATAATGTATTATGAGTAGAAAGTAATGAACAATAGACATTAGAGATAGAGAGTGAAAATCTTATATTTATTAATgagaatatttatatatttatacatgttgaaTAGACATGATGAGATAACATATCTATTGAGAAGACACCCCTTTTCAATAGATACAACTTTTAGTAATTGATCACATGGTAACACCTAAAATGTGTCTATTCGTAACAGGTAGTTTAATACCAGTCGTGTAGAGTAGAGCGTGAAGCGATCAAATAAGGATGGAAGAGAGTACCATACCAAAACAGTGGATGGCGGGGATGGCGATGACGCAGAGGGAGAGGGGTTGGTCGAAGAATGGGGAGCAGAGGAAGATGGAGGCGGATGCGCCAGGGGTGAGGGGTGGATGAGGGAGGCGTCAATCCCGGGGAAGTGGGTGGAGAGGAGGCGGGCCGTGGTCGAGGAGTAGTAGAGCGGGCCATGGCGCCACCTGCCACACCAAGGCCATGAGTGTGGTCCTAGTGGAGGAGCATCAGGAAAAGTAAACCTAGCTACCGCCGCCGAACTAGTCGACCAACACCAACCCCTCCTCCATGACTTGCCACCTTGCCGAATGCCGATGCCTCACTGCACGGTTACAGCGAGCCTAGGCTTTGGCCTTCCCATTCCACAAAGGGAGGGAAACAAGCGAGACCGGCGCCAaaacgttttttttttctttttaagattGCCAAAACGAAAAAAACTGACTGTTGGCTTGTACAACAATACAAGTGGTTGGTTTGCAAATCAAGAATAAGGAAAGGACATGGCATTTGTTTGGACAAATTTATTCACAAACCGGTCTTACAAACATGAAAGCCACGTTTCCAACAGCGAAATTGTCCAGCTAGACAATTATTCCATCCAACAACCGTGCAGTAAATACAGAAAAGTAGTGGTTCTCCATTAACCAAGTATCGAATACAGTAACCAGGCCGAGTAGAGCAGATGATACCGTACAGAGAACTACGTGAGAATGCAATGATCATCACCTCAGATGCCTGGTTTTTGCAAAAACATGATAGATTTAGGAGCCCAGCCCCAGCATACTGTAAGAAGGCTCCTACCCATGGGAGGTGTACTCTACATGGCGTCGACAACACAAACATCTCGCAAGCAATCAAACAAAGACTCCGATGATCTAGGACTCCAGTATGAAACTCAAAACGGAAAACAGCCTGCTGGTCAACCCAGTTTATGATATGCAGCGGATATAGAAGCAAAGATAAGCAGCCAGTTGCATCTTCCAAATACACCGGGATGGCCTCACTACAAGCCTCATGATTTCCTTCGTGCTTCAGCTGCATGCCATTGCATCAGTTTTCTGCAGTGCACCAAAACAATGGCATCAAAATCCAGTAGCAACATATGCCCACAAAACAACTTCCCCGAGAAGTTGATAGCAGGCAACCATGTGACATACAGAAtcaaaagaaagtccaagtttCAATAACGTTAAAATTGGCATGTGAGGAAGCAATTGAGCTTGTCTGTCATATAGGTGCAAAAAACTCGCATACAAGACCAATTGAATATGAGTAGTCAAACAGatgaaacaacaaaagagaatacAGTGCTAATGCAGTGACACAGTTCCTTCAAAACAGATGTACAAAAAAATTGGCCTCATAAAACAATAAACatcagcaccagcaccagcattCTACTCGATgaacttttttttctcaaaatatccCTATATAATCAAAATATATTCAAAAGGCACCACTACAGGTTGGTACGGCAAAGAATGCGAAGAAATGTGAATTTGTCCCAATGGATAATTGCATATGAACGAAGGATTAATGACTTAATGTACACAAGAACCAAGGCATTTTTTGCATCTCAAACCATCCTGAGCAGTGAGCAAGTTGTCAACACTCAGAAGCCACTAGGCCATTTCTAGCCCATACTAAAGCACTTAGCATGTCATATAGTTCAAGCGTATAGGGAAAATCCAAAAATGTCAGTCTAGGACCTTTTGGTTTGTTGCTACAGTTTTCTGCAACCAAGTGAGACATGCTGAACTCCTGTACCTCTTGTCGCAAGTTGCCCACTTGACAGCAAGCAAAAAAGTGCGGCAACTGCCAACAGTGTCAATGAACTAAAGAGGCCCCTAGTACAGATCCATTTGTTCCAACTTCCAACAACATCATCCAAATAAGAAGACCAGTTGATGTGCTGAGGTGTAGTATGAAGCAACTGAATGACAATGGTAGTTATTATGCAATGCAGTTAGGGAGAAGTAACAAAATAACAAAtacaaagccttttagtcccaagcaagttgggttAGGCTAGAGGATGAAAGTAAGAGATAGCATCAAGGCAATGAAAGAAATGAGGAACCCCTTATCAGGGCATATGTATCAAAAgacaaaaggagagggaactGATACCAAACATAAAAATGTCACATAAATACTCCATCACAAGCGCAAAGGATTATAGCGGAAGACAATCAAGATATAAATTTACTCTATTTCCAAAGCACGCATTGATTTTAATTACCTGTGTCCCTAAACAAAACCTTCCAAAAAGCAGCCACTTTGAAGTGGGAACATCTTCCATGAAAGTGACAATGAAATAAATTTCTACTTTAGTGAAAAAATCTTATAAAGTGTGACAGATTGGATCTTTCAAAAGAGAGATTAACTTTAAGTATGTAATCTTGAATTACTTTGATTAAATTGCAAAGCAGGTTAAGTAGCTTTGAGCAACTTTTGCACAGCAACTAAACAGTACATGGAGCTAAAAACATGTTCCAGGATGCAAAACTCCCCGGCGTCTTCAATACAAATTTTGGTACGCGTAGTCTACCATTTTAAATTTAGCATTGTTAAATTCTACAACCTCccctaaactataagaaatttTAGGCTAGAAATGTGATGAATTAATCATGTTTTTCACATTCACAAATAAAAATTAACTACGTATAACATAGCAAGACAAATGACATAACTACTTTATTTGGCAGTGTCCTTGCCTCCTTGGTTTGCTTAATAGCTAGGAAATTTCATCAGTTTCCGGACGTGTTCATCACCAAATAAAATGTTTAAGTAATTATGCCAATGTACACTACTGTGTAAGCCTAATAATGTTTTTCTTCGAAAATACAAAGGAGAGCTGTGTAACCTTGTATTAAGCAAGGAACAAAGCAATGTAAGAGCACCGGCAAAGACGAATGCAATTCACAGCAGTAGAGGCATTTGCATCATAGTCATATACCTTTGTGGATTTGTTGCTACAACTTTATTGTCCCAGTACAATTCTACGAGAACCGGAAAACATCTAGTAATAGAGACTATCAGCATTCTTAACAGTTTCATGCAAGTTAACTGATTCAGCAAAAACTACAGTggctgacaaaaaaaaatgatcaagcATCAAACCCAACAGAGTCATAAAATAAGACTGGGACAGTGAGACCATGAAACAACACTAGGCCATCAAGCTTGTCACCAGCGTTACAATTTTGGGCAAAAGGTCAAAGATTGGCCCACTTACTGAAGGAAATTTCTTACTGAATTAGCTATTTCTATACTGATATTTTTATTCCATATCATACACTTCTGCAGTGAATCATTTCATTGCAAACTAATCACTCAGAATACAGAATCAAAAGGGCATACCTTTGTGCACCTCAGGCGCATCATGATAAACAGGCTCATCCTCGGGCACAGTGTGCAGCTCATCAGTTGCCCCTGCTGCCTCCCCACCGGCACCTGCAGCATCATCCGGGCAGCGAACAACCACAACCGGGCAGACACAGTGGTGCACGCAATAATCACTAACACTCCCAAGTCTCCCCTTCCCGCCCTTCCGCGAGGCACCGAAACCGCGGCTCCCCATGATCATAGCGGACAAGCCAAGGCGCTCGGCCTCGAGGCAGAGGCGCTCCTTCATGTCGTGATCCTTGACGACGTGGATCTTAAAGGGGATATGTGCGTCGACCAGCGGCTGCGCCAGGTCCTGCGCTTTGGTGGAGGTGAAGGCGTCGTAGTcctcctcccgcttcttccGCAGCTCCTCCTCGGAGGCGccctcggcggcggcgtcctCCCCGTCCGCGCCGTCGGCCTCGTCGGAAACGGAGACCGGGACGGAGCCCCAGTCGGCGCCGTAGAGCACCGACGTGGGGCGCACGTGGAGCAGCACGACAGCGTCGCCCGGGCGGAGGTAGTTCTGCACGGACCACTTGACGGCGAAGGCGGACTCGTCGGAGAGGTCAACGGCGATGGCGATGCGGCGGTGCGGGGAGGCCGGGTTGGTCCCCGCGagcgaggagaagaagaagcgcgGGGAGGAGGGCTGGATCGCGGCCGGCTGGGCCGCCGCCGAGAGCCGAACCGGCGCCGGGGCcgggggggaggaggaggacatgtCGGCGCCGGAGGAGGGTTTGGCCGCCAAGTGATGGGATGggagtcggggggggggggggcgctagGGTTCTGCCGCGTTTGGCAACTCGGAAAAGATGGGTTCGAtagggaaaaaaaatgaatagacGGTTAGGATAGAAAGGTGGAAGAAAGATGGACAATTAAGAttaaattttgtttttattttaataagatattattttctttttttcatttgcCGAACTAGGCTGaattgtttatatttttgtgGGAGGGCCGGAGGGGGTGGGATTTTTCTGTGGCGGTTTGATTCAAGACGGAGGCTAAGGGACAGAGGGTTTTGGTTTGAAATGGAAGGGTTGGATAGGGAAAGGTAACTCTAttatatggatatatatatatattattttgttagtttatttatcttatttgatatatatttatttgttgattCTTATCTTATCTcgtgatttttttatctatttttacaatacgaatttcaatttgaataaacAATCTTAATAATTTATAAGTATATCGGGGCCATTGAAATTTTCCTCTCCGGATAAGGTAGCATGTGCGCAGATGGAGTGCTGGTGCGATCTGGCATTTGAGGAGGAACAGAACAACGTGTTTGTTGTACACGTAGCGGCCAAACGGTGTCCCGCTGCCTGTACCTTTTGTTTCGTTTTTCTTAATATAATCCTCCATCCGTGTTCTGGTTTTGTGTTGCTCCTTGACCAAAACCACCAGTGCTAAAAGCCGGCTCGTCTTCCATTGACCACTGCATTGGAGTTGAAGCACTCCTGTGACAGTTTGACAGCGCCTCAGAGCTACCCGTTCTAGCCGATGGCCACGGGCGTGAGCACGTGGCGTGGCTCTCCAGCGTCGTCGCCGGGGGAACGCGCCAACGTGTGGCTGCCGGCTTTGTCGCCAGTTCGTACGCGCTGGGGACTGTTGACTCCCAATCCCACCGCAACGATCGACTCTATCAGCGGAGATGCACGGCACCCATCGGTCATCGCGTCACGCCGGCAATCAGCCATCCCTCTACGTGGCCTAGAATTAGTAAGTTGATAAGAAAAATGGCATCGCCTACCAGCATCCGTTTCGTGCAAAACAGACTTGCAGAGCATGACGGGGTGACGACCATTCGAAGGATGGATACGCACTCAGCTGCACCGACTAATTTGACCAGGCCATGTGTCCTGCAGCTCAATGCGCTTGATCATATTCCTTTACCCACATTCGAAGCTTCAGACGAGCTCTCCTCTAATTCTTCTCCTTCAACTATCACCGGTAGCATCGGGTTGCCCGCTCGTCCAGTCACTTTGCAGCATCTGTCCAATCCATCCGTAAAGAGCGTAGTTCATATCTGACCAGAACCTGCGTACTTGCGTTGTTGCCAGCGTGAAATGTTGTCGTGATCTCGCAATGGAATCCTCAAGTATTCACCTTCCCGGGACAAGCAAATCGGGCCACCGCGCCCTTTACGCTTAGCATATCTTACTACTCCACGCGGTGATGATGATTTAAGAGCACCTTAAGAACCTCTCTAAAACTTATTTTCTATATCCTGatataaaaaaacattttcaataaaaTTTACTTCATATAGTGTTTCACTTTCCAATAAACTCTCTATATCTCACTCTTTATATTTTAACGACTATCTTTTCTATCTCACTTACGAATAAATCTCACATGTTGTATCTTTTttactttctctctcttctctggtCAGCACACAAGAGCATAACACATCACTCAACATGCTGTCCACACAACTCTAGAGAGCTCTCTACTATTTGTCTTCCTCAGGACGCCTCCTTCGTTTTGTCATATTTGGcccctccccttcctctctGGTTGGTTCATGGAGAGCAGCATCATTAGGTCTATGAGCTCATAGAGAAATATTCACCAGTATCGAGAGAACATCAGGCTTAAGCTCTGCGATTGTGGCAACATGACCTAGCAAAACACCCATCTAACCAGTTATAGCTGGTACAATTACCATGTCAACCTCTTGTTGGCGATCTCGGACTTGTACGGGAGGACGAAGTTGACGTTGAGTTTGGTGGGGATGGCGGTGGGGACGAAGTTGACGTTGAGTTTGGTGAGGCAAGGACACTACCAAAATTTGGTGGGGATGGCGGCTAGCGTGGGCGGGCATGGCTGCATTAGGGTCATGGGCATCTTTGGAGCCTCGATGTTGGGGGCCACCTTATTCCACACCTCCACGAATGTGGAGTCCTCGGCGGCTTGCGCGTGCACCCCAGCCGTGGAGAGCGCCCTGCGGCCGACGACGGCGGCAGGCAACATAGTGCAACATCTTCTTGCTCTCCTCCGTCAATCTCCAAATCGTGATCATAGCTGGAAGAGGACAACACGGTGTTTGGAGAAGGGTGGGTCTAGGGGTACTCACGTTTTGGGAGCGATGGGAGGCTCCCTACAAATAGATAGCTCCCCAGAATCAGCAGaatcagagaatcactcccacggattCAGCCGGGGAGCTAAAGCCTGATtctgctgtttggcagagctccccctGATTCCAGCCAGGAATCAGCTCtgggagctctaccaaacggcccCTTAGTCCTCTTTTCAACAAGAGCGGAGGTTCTCGAACTCCTTTTGCCCAGAAGGAACAAAATCCTTAGATACAACTTATGGTGGTACTTACCCTATCCCAGACATTCAAATTCTGGCCGGCCACTTTGTTCTGTTAGAAAGATAAAAGTATGAGCAGGCTGGTAGAAAGCTATTTCATACTGTAAGAAAAACTCGAGAACATCTTCTGTGATACACATTAATTCCAGAATAAACATGGGTGCATATCAGGTGAAAACGAGCTGGTTATTGAAAACAGTGCAGATTTATTAAAAATCATATTTAAAAGATCTTCAAATTCTCAGATGTATCTGTGGGTATATATTACATCTATGAAAACTTAAAGAACAAATTTAATCCCGTTGTGAGATAAATAGGATAAATTGCAAGTGCAATAATCTGTTTAACAGAGCTCCAACTTCAAGAATTCTTTGAGCAATATATTTCTAACTCTAGAAATTTTGAGTGAGAGTACACCGAACGTATTTAAATGAGTTATATTATTCatattctaaattaaaaatatatacttataaatttataaataccaGATCTGAGATAAACCTGGAGCCGGAACTATGTGGAAGAGGTAAGTGGGCTGGGCTGTCATGCCTTAGGTCGGATCAGCCCAAATGCTGGGTCCATAGTTTAGTACACGCTGGGCCAGCGCCCACCAGGCGCACGTTAGGGTTCCACTGGACCTGGAGCAGCCGTCTCGACACGTGACCCGATCGCGGGCACCGATCGGGAACCTTCCATCGCCGTGCCCGCACCCCATCCTCACCTGTGTCCGTCGGAGCAAGGTTGCGCCGCCTCTCCGCCTTTCGTGAGCTGCTGCGTAGATTCGGCCCACACCGGCCGTGCGCGGGGTAGCCGGCGGCCTCAACCATCCTCTGGTAGGCGAGTGTCATcaatcacacacacacacacacacacacacacacacacacacacacacagaggcggcggcgggggcggccaTGGCGTCGCGAAAGCTTCTCCTGGGCCTCACTGCCGGAAGGCGGCTCCGGTCTCGTACTCGCCAGCTCTTCTCAGCCGCCAATCTACTGGAAGcgaccacctctccctccctcccggccgccgccgccacggcgcAGCCGTCGGGCGGGTCCCCAGCGGCGCTGCTCTTCTCTCCGAGGACCATCTCGTCGACGCGCCAGGCGGCACAGTCCGCCGGAGATGCGCCCGGCCCGTCTACGGTGGACCACAAGTTTGTTTCTCGACCTCGCAGTCTTATCTCGTTGTTGCGTTAATGCATTCTATGGTAGTTCGGATCTTGAGTGAGAATGGATCATGGAGAAATTGTCTAAAGCGTGCATGTTGAAATGTTTGATATGGCAATTTTGGTTGGGATTTTGTGGTCATTAGCTGCCTATGGCAAGGTGACCCTAAATTAGGTACTCAAAACGCTGTCTCTTTTGTCAATATAGTGGCAATGGATAATGGAGTTTTAGAAGAGATTATAGTGACTGAAATCAAGAATTGTGCAAGAGAACACTGAAGTGTGGAAAGCTGGGCTAGCCACTGATATAAAATAATCgcatcaatttagaataaaatgTGATTTTTCATTTGTTTAATTGTCTCTACTTTATACAATTTGTTGTTGTATTGGATAGTTGGTGATTATGATTGTGTGCATTGAACAGGTTGATAATGCCAGAGgatgagtttcataaattagcAGATGAGATtattcatgatttgcttggaaAACTTGAAGTAATGAATCCTCTTTGTTATGGTCTTAAAATCTCAGCACTTAAGCAAATCCTCGCTGAGAACATAATAAGTTAACATACCGTTGGTTAATATTGTTCTCCATGTCTCTGTTTTAGGAATATGGTGACTCTATTCAGATGGATGGCTTTGACATAGACTACGGGGTTagttgcaagttgcaacctTCAAATGGAGCATCGTGCAACTTCTTGCTATTATGTGTGTGTTTTATGCATTCCATTGTTGACGCATCCTCCTTTTCATTTGATATTTCAGAATCAGGTTTTGACATTGAGGCTTGGGGATCTGGGGACATATGTTTTAAACAAGCAAACACCAAATAGACAAATTTGGCTATCTTCGCCTGTGAGGTACGAAAGTGCTATCGTATTTGTTGTTCATTTCATTGTGTGTATTAGACACTGGGATTTGATTGTCATTATCCTGTTTGTCATAGTGTATATCCTCCTATGTCAAGCTAGAGGTTCGATACTGTGTTAcacttattaattaatttaatagTATCAGGACACACGCCATTAGTACTGGTGAAATGCATCTCCGGTACCTGTAACTGTGTAAGGAGTACATGTCATGTTCTGAATAAAAGAGAGTGAGCATTTGTGATATGTGGTTGGGTACTTACCTGGTATGGTTACGTGTCTTATGATGTTGCTCCTAAATTTATTCATACTTGATTTCCAATCAATTAGATGCCACACTAAAAAGTTTCTAATTGGGTATCTTGTAAATATAATACCCAAAAGCTCTTCACTGAATTTGTATGCAATGTTTGTTCTTATATAAAGATGCTATCTGTATTTGAATGCAGTGGGCCTTCTAGGTTTGATTGGGATGCGGCAACCAATGTTTGGATATACAGGCGGACTGGAGCAAATCTTGTGCAacttctggagaaggagattggTGAGCTCTGTGGTACTCCAGTAGAACTTTCATAACAGTACAAGTAATGCCACACAGCTAGGTTGGATGGTGCGCAGCGCACTTGATGTCCACTATGAATGAGACAAATACTCTTGTAATATGGTTTGCCACAAAATTTTGTCGTCCTGTGCACTATTTGGAATAAATAACTTCCCTTTGTTGATAAATCATCCATTGGgcatatatctttttttttcgagGCGAATCAGTCGTATATTTTTTGTTCTGATAAGCCATATGGATGAAGTAATCCTACGATGTAGCGATACATGGTAGTTTGTTGTCTAATTATTACCTTTTGTTGGTATCATTAGTCATTACATGAGCAGTCAAGAGTTTCAGATTATATTCGGAATGCAGAATCACACGACAATCGCTGTACTCTGTTGTATTCTAGTAACAAGGATCAAATTACATCAATATTGAAACATTATATATGTGCCTCTTCTTCCATCAGCTCAGGGCTCAGTCCGACCGTGAGAATGCAGAACTCCATCTGATCCAGCACCCCGTCCCCATCTAGGTCCCCTTCCCTCATCATCTCCGAGAGCTCATCGTCCTGGAGGTCCCCAAGCCCGAGACTGGCTGCATTCCTCTTCAGGCTCTGAAAGGTGATCTTGCCTGCCCTGGGGTCCATCAGCAGCTGGAACCCCTTGCAAAGCTCTTGAATCAGACCCTCGGACCCGAGCTTCCTCACCATCGATGGCAGGAAGTCTTCAAACTGCACGGGGGAGCCCTTGTCTGCGCCCATACTGGAATTATTCTGCAAGATCATGATGAAGATTGAAGACCTGACAATGGTTAGCCAGATTTATGCAGGGGGCAGTGGTTGATGGAGAATGAGGAGCATTGTGGGTGTTTATATAAGGGGGTGATGGTAGGAGACTTGAGGAGTCCATGAGGTTCTTAGAAGCAGTCTCTCCATTCATGCCAACCAAAGTACTGGTAATTGCCGGCATCCGGAGCCTATTTTAGGCGGTTGCTGCGTCCGGCGGTTTTTGCCTGGTTTCTGCGAAACAACACGCAATGCAAGGCTGATGTTCTCAGAGCTCTGGGACTGATTTCTTGAACGGGTCATGTTTCTTTTTGCAGTACACTTGTGAATCAGGGTCATACTCACATAAGAAAATGGATAAGGGTGGTGATCGGAAGTTCGTGCATGAACGGAAGCTTAGGTAGAGGTGGCTgataataattataataaattgGACTGTTTCAGAGTCCAGCGGCGTGTGGCCCCAACATGTCAGTCCTGCTGTTACGTCATCGCTTGTTTTTGACTCCCCAATCCGTTGCTGGTACTTTGTTTTCTCCGGTTATGGTATAGTTAAGACCGTCTCGTCCGTGCTAGTATGGACCGATGTGCTGCATTTCGGGAGTGGTCTTCTGAACATAAACGATCAGGAAGTTTCGTTCCAAGGCTATGCTCGACTTATGATCCTGCTTACCGTTGCTTGTCAATTGCAGCATATTTGCCATGTATGACGTGCTTTTGTGTCGCACACACGAATTCCATGAGGGAAAAGGTTATTTCCGAAATGATTTTCAGCATCGGTACTCATTGCGTCGTTTCTTTGTAACGAAGGTACTGAAGGAGCTGGAAACGGCAACAAAATGAGTTATCATCCTTGCCCATCGCTGTTTCCTTAGATGGAATGCTCGCCCGCCGCTCCAATATctttttatattatataaaaCGAGTTAATTC includes:
- the LOC133922120 gene encoding calcium-binding protein PBP1-like, with translation MILQNNSSMGADKGSPVQFEDFLPSMVRKLGSEGLIQELCKGFQLLMDPRAGKITFQSLKRNAASLGLGDLQDDELSEMMREGDLDGDGVLDQMEFCILTVGLSPELMEEEAHI
- the LOC133922101 gene encoding universal stress protein PHOS34-like; this encodes MSSSSPPAPAPVRLSAAAQPAAIQPSSPRFFFSSLAGTNPASPHRRIAIAVDLSDESAFAVKWSVQNYLRPGDAVVLLHVRPTSVLYGADWGSVPVSVSDEADGADGEDAAAEGASEEELRKKREEDYDAFTSTKAQDLAQPLVDAHIPFKIHVVKDHDMKERLCLEAERLGLSAMIMGSRGFGASRKGGKGRLGSVSDYCVHHCVCPVVVVRCPDDAAGAGGEAAGATDELHTVPEDEPVYHDAPEVHKEN
- the LOC133922110 gene encoding frataxin, mitochondrial-like, translated to MASRKLLLGLTAGRRLRSRTRQLFSAANLLEATTSPSLPAAAATAQPSGGSPAALLFSPRTISSTRQAAQSAGDAPGPSTVDHKLIMPEDEFHKLADEIIHDLLGKLEEYGDSIQMDGFDIDYGNQVLTLRLGDLGTYVLNKQTPNRQIWLSSPVSGPSRFDWDAATNVWIYRRTGANLVQLLEKEIGELCGTPVELS